From one Ictalurus punctatus breed USDA103 chromosome 20, Coco_2.0, whole genome shotgun sequence genomic stretch:
- the sh3glb1b gene encoding endophilin-B1b isoform X2 has translation MDFSVRRLAADAGTFLSRAVQFTEEKLGQAERTELDAHLENLLAKSESTKHWTEKIMKQTEVILQPNPNVRMEEFLYEKLDRKIPTRINNHELLGECMIDAGHEFGPGTAYGNALIKCGEVEKQLGGSEREFIQSSAINFLTPFRNFIDGDYKTISKERKLLQVKRLDLDAAKTRLKKARVADARSAKCCSAPSPGEEYVFSYMLSLLHVKWLKFWAQEIQQAETELRIAQSEFDRQAEITRLLLEGISSTHAHHLRCLSDFVDAQAVYYAQCYQYMVNLQKQLGSFPSAFSSNNNQAAASSAGISVPATLATTLTPTPTVTPGQSSPSLNELRNSCGPRRARVLYDYDAACSSELSLLADEVITVSSEPGLDSDWLMGERGHQKGKVPITYLELLN, from the exons ATGGATTTCAGCGTCAGGAGACTGGCCGCGGACGCTGGAACTTTTCTCAGCCGTGCAGTGCAG TTCACAGAGGAGAAACTCGGCCAGGCGGAGAGAACCGAGTTAGACGCTCACCTGGAGAACCTGCTGGCCAAATCCGAGTCGACCAAACACTGGACCGAGAAGATCATGAAGCAGACGGAGGTTATACTGCAGCCCAATCCCA ACGTGAGGATGGAGGAGTTTCTGTACGAGAAGCTGGACAGGAAAATCCCAACACGAATCAACAACCACGAGCTGCTGGGGGAGTGCATGATCGACGCCGGGCACGAGTTCGGACCTGGGACGGCATACG GAAACGCCCTGATTAAATGCGGTGAGGTGGAGAAGCAGCTCGGCGGCTCGGAGCGAGAGTTCATCCAGAGCTCGGCCATTAACTTTCTCACTCCGTTCAGGAACTTTATCGATGGAGATTATAAGACCATCTCG AAGGAGCGTAAGCTGCTGCAGGTGAAACGCCTCGACCTGGACGCGGCTAAAACACGCCTAAAGAAAGCGCGAGTAGCGGACGCTCGCTCTGCG AAGTGTTGCTCCGCCCCCTCACCAGGAGAGGAGTACGTGTTTTCTTACATGCTCTCCCTCTTGCATGTCAAATGGCTGAAG TTTTGGGCTCAGGAGATCCAGCAG gCAGAGACAGAGCTGAGGATAGCTCAGAGTGAGTTTGATCGGCAGGCGGAGATCACCAGGTTACTGCTGGAGGGAATCAGCAGCACTCAC gctcATCACTTGAGGTGTCTGAGTGATTTTGTCGATGCTCAGGCTGTATATTACGCTCAGTGTTATCAGTACATGGTCaatctacagaaacagctgggcag TTTTCCTTCAGCGTTCTCCTCCAATAATAACCAGGCTGCTGCCTCCTCTGCTGGAATTTCTGTCCCTGCGACCTTGGCCACGACCTTGACCCCGACCCCCACCGTGACCCCGGGTCAGAGTTCACCGAGCCTTAACGAGCTGCGTAACTCCTGCGGTCCACGCCGAGCGCGCGTGCTCTACGATTACGATGCAGCCTGCAGCAGCGAGCTGTCCCTATTGGCCGACGAG GTGATCACAGTGAGCAGTGAGCCAggcctggattctgattggctgatggggGAGAGAGGACATCAGAAAGGCAAAGTTCCCATCACCTACCTGGAGCTGCTCAACTGA
- the sh3glb1b gene encoding endophilin-B1b isoform X1: MDFSVRRLAADAGTFLSRAVQFTEEKLGQAERTELDAHLENLLAKSESTKHWTEKIMKQTEVILQPNPNVRMEEFLYEKLDRKIPTRINNHELLGECMIDAGHEFGPGTAYGNALIKCGEVEKQLGGSEREFIQSSAINFLTPFRNFIDGDYKTISKERKLLQVKRLDLDAAKTRLKKARVADARSAAETELRIAQSEFDRQAEITRLLLEGISSTHAHHLRCLSDFVDAQAVYYAQCYQYMVNLQKQLGSFPSAFSSNNNQAAASSAGISVPATLATTLTPTPTVTPGQSSPSLNELRNSCGPRRARVLYDYDAACSSELSLLADEVITVSSEPGLDSDWLMGERGHQKGKVPITYLELLN, from the exons ATGGATTTCAGCGTCAGGAGACTGGCCGCGGACGCTGGAACTTTTCTCAGCCGTGCAGTGCAG TTCACAGAGGAGAAACTCGGCCAGGCGGAGAGAACCGAGTTAGACGCTCACCTGGAGAACCTGCTGGCCAAATCCGAGTCGACCAAACACTGGACCGAGAAGATCATGAAGCAGACGGAGGTTATACTGCAGCCCAATCCCA ACGTGAGGATGGAGGAGTTTCTGTACGAGAAGCTGGACAGGAAAATCCCAACACGAATCAACAACCACGAGCTGCTGGGGGAGTGCATGATCGACGCCGGGCACGAGTTCGGACCTGGGACGGCATACG GAAACGCCCTGATTAAATGCGGTGAGGTGGAGAAGCAGCTCGGCGGCTCGGAGCGAGAGTTCATCCAGAGCTCGGCCATTAACTTTCTCACTCCGTTCAGGAACTTTATCGATGGAGATTATAAGACCATCTCG AAGGAGCGTAAGCTGCTGCAGGTGAAACGCCTCGACCTGGACGCGGCTAAAACACGCCTAAAGAAAGCGCGAGTAGCGGACGCTCGCTCTGCG gCAGAGACAGAGCTGAGGATAGCTCAGAGTGAGTTTGATCGGCAGGCGGAGATCACCAGGTTACTGCTGGAGGGAATCAGCAGCACTCAC gctcATCACTTGAGGTGTCTGAGTGATTTTGTCGATGCTCAGGCTGTATATTACGCTCAGTGTTATCAGTACATGGTCaatctacagaaacagctgggcag TTTTCCTTCAGCGTTCTCCTCCAATAATAACCAGGCTGCTGCCTCCTCTGCTGGAATTTCTGTCCCTGCGACCTTGGCCACGACCTTGACCCCGACCCCCACCGTGACCCCGGGTCAGAGTTCACCGAGCCTTAACGAGCTGCGTAACTCCTGCGGTCCACGCCGAGCGCGCGTGCTCTACGATTACGATGCAGCCTGCAGCAGCGAGCTGTCCCTATTGGCCGACGAG GTGATCACAGTGAGCAGTGAGCCAggcctggattctgattggctgatggggGAGAGAGGACATCAGAAAGGCAAAGTTCCCATCACCTACCTGGAGCTGCTCAACTGA